A segment of the Hyphomicrobiales bacterium genome:
GATTACGGGTTCCCGCCCGCGGTGCGCGCGGCACTGCCGTCGAATCGGATTTCGACCTGTTCGCCGGTGATCGGCGGCGCGGCGAGAAGGGTGGCAAACGCAGCCTGGCCGGCCGGGGCAAGCTGCTGCGCGTCCGCCGCGCCGATCCAGTGATAGATTTCGACTTTCCCCCCGTCGCGCATGGAAAAGCGGATTGGCGGAACCTTGATCGGTCTCGACGTCACATTGACGATGTCGCCGCGCACCGAAAGCACGGAAATACCGTCTTCGACGGCGATTTCCGCCGTGACGTCGCGGAATTCGAGGCCGCGCAGATTGACCGGAGCGCCGAGCACCGCGTAGAGCCCGG
Coding sequences within it:
- a CDS encoding zinc-ribbon domain-containing protein, translated to MEVNRIKTMMLVCPQCMTARAVAHAALRPRRREVKCRNCGHVWNAGGGGDRRGARRQTATRAAAFAAAFAVLVGGALYARTEIARLLPGMAGLYAVLGAPVNLRGLEFRDVTAEIAVEDGISVLSVRGDIVNVTSRPIKVPPIRFSMRDGGKVEIYHWIGAADAQQLAPAGQAAFATLLAAPPITGEQVEIRFDGSAARTAGGNP